Genomic segment of Zootoca vivipara chromosome 4, rZooViv1.1, whole genome shotgun sequence:
AGAATCATAGTAATCAGTTCTAAACTGTAATAACCCGTGATGTGTAGGaataaacactttaaaaaaataccttgcTTTGGTTCTTGCTGTTCTGAGAAAACGTTGAGAGCATATCAAAGTCAGGTCTTGGTTCCAAAGGCTTAAAAAGCTCACGGTGGAAATTTGGAAAACTTCTCTCAAGGTCAGTAGTATCAActgcttgatttaaaaaaacaaaaggttAAAAGGAAATCGACTGTTGCCAAAACAGTATGCTTTACACCACACATCAAACACACTGGCAATGAGGCAgtatgtgcatttaaaaataaacagctaAACAATCTTTAATGCTTTCACATCTTCAAAGACGGTCTTCTGGGGTAATCTCCACTCAATCTCTCAAAGgcctgaattttaaaaaaatgtttcttaagTTGATGCCAGGTCAGCATCTCATCCCACCGATTTCTCCAATCAGGGTGACCAAGGTGGTTTTCTGCACCAAACCCAGAACTGAAGCCAGGTTGAAATGGGTATAGAAAGATGTATTTTTAGTATAGTTACAAAACTGATTGCCAACAATACAAACCGCAACAAGAATGGGAAATCCAAAAAGGAACTAGAAgcggaaaggggtggggaggttgtATCAAAAAAGAGGTTCATTGACTCAACGAGTTGCAGACTCTACTGGTCTTTGTTCTGTGAAATTCAGACATGCCTCCTATTTCTCATGCTATCAAGCTATGGTATAGTATTATGACCTTAGCCGTGTACCTTTGTCCAGCCCTATAAAGAATATGTTGCTCGGACAACACAGAGGACAAGAAACAaaattaagttttttttaaaaaatacaaattcaTTCCCTCTGAATACTTCTGAATTTGCTATTTTTCACCTTCTACTAACATTACCAGGGGGAGAGACGTTGCTTAAAGATGACCAGCTGAAATCTCTTGTGTATTTGTCTATGATCTGTTGAATTTTGCGTCTATCCGagtgcaacatttctccaaacagATGGGAGCCAGGAGCTTCTGAAGGatcatcctgttcacacagcagAGAAATTGAAGGCTCCAAAGCAgtatttgctttctctttcaaAGGAGAGCTGAAATGACCTGGTTGTTTCCTGCCTGAATGCGACTCTGTAAGACATAGCACAACCATGCTCAACTTCATAAAAAATTCCATGCAAATCAAGAAAATAAATGCTTCGATCCATAATTAAAAGAGCTGTGCAACTTATTCAGACTACTCCACAGCACACTTTCATGTCGGACACAGCCGTGTAAAATAAGCAGAAAAACCCAGTCTACTGTATTACAGTTTGTAAGAAAATGTACCTGTATTAGCAAGACTTCCGTCAGGATTGGAATTGGCAACGAAACTGGTAGCAGAAAGTGAAGATGAAGCAAAATAGCCACATGCTACCTGTTGTGTAGATGTCTGTGGACTTAATGAAGAAGGGCACCATTCTGTAGAAAGTGTTACCTAAGGCAATAATACATATGAAATATAATGATTATGAATTCCAAAACCCCAAGTGCTCGGAATTGCAACACATTTTGTTCTGAGCTCAGGTCAAGTGTAAAAACCTCCACGTATTCAATTGTCAGTACACATCAGGCTCATCATTGCTCAGtaaaatctctctgtctctcattcattcattcactcactcactcaaatTCCACTCACTCATTCACTCGTtccattcactcattcattcaacCAACAGTAACCATACATCACAAATTACCATGCTCTCAATTCAGACTTGTATTGCTTCCCAGAACAGATTACAAATCATGCACCACACAGACCAGTTGATCTTTTTGGTGCTCAGATTTGGCTAATTCTCATCACAGAGTCACTGAGTAAGAGGCTCTCAGAGGGAAAGCGAAGCAATGCAAGACACAGTTGTGCTTATTtactaatggaaagtggtttgtaCCTTTTTCTAATGTTATACAGTATAAGAGATGAAAACATTAGGTTCTTAAAATAAGTAATACTATTCAAAATATAATGCCTTGTtttcaagcttttttttaatAGTCAAGGACAATTAAATGAGAATTTTAACTCCACAAATGAGGGAGGCAGACTGCACAACTGGTGCTATATCCAGCAGTGCTGCATTCCATTTAGTATTTTGTCGCCAGAAAACTTCTGCAAAACAAAACTAGATattaaagaagaagagaggagcttTTCAGAGCTccctaaagcaaaaaaaaaaaaaaaatgaacagctCTCACGTTTGAATGCAAGTTTGTAATTAACAGTTccaattattatattttttaaaaaaaaaccacaaagattagaaaaaaggaagcatgcttgtttaaaataaatgctgCATATTACACGTTAAAACCCAGTGGTGACTAACCATACAATCAGGTCTAAATGAAGGATGAGGATACGTAGCTATTATCTTTCCAGTATCATCAGAGCTTGGTAAGCCTCGATCTCTAAGAGTGAGTTCGTAGGAGCGGGCtgaacacacaaaaataaaataaatcagaatgacAGGAGGAAAACAGCAAGCATTTATGAATCTGAACAGGTTTTATTCCATAAGCCATTCCCACTTTTTCATTTCTGCCCAGGTTTGCTTCCATCTGTCAGAGACTACATGCTCTGCTCCCATTTCATATGTTGCAATCTCACCTGCACACAGAGAGCACGTCCTTCATAGACTTTTTTTGGAAatgccagctgctgctctgcagAAGAGGAGTGCTCTCAGGGCCTTAGAATGATTCGTAACAGGACAGAAAGAAAACCTAACTTATTCAGAGCTGGAAATGTTCTAACAATCATTTAATACATTATGGCATTATCAGTTTGATTTTAGGGGTAAAAATCAAGGTGCTGCTTTTGATGACAGGCCGATAAACAGCTTTGGCTCAACAAACTGCCATGTTGCTGATCAGAAGTCCCCAAACTTTGGGGGCctgggggcacatttggaaaacTAAGAAACTGCTGCCACTGTTGCAACATGGTCTCCTAAATGAGGAAGGGCACGATATAAATTGGTTAAATAAatcaacaaaaacaaacccacttCACAACGAACCCCCGCTCCTAAAACCGGACTAAACACTTACAACATACCAAGacaaataaaacacagataaCAAAACAGGAGGCAACACCATTTCCCCAAAagaatacccccccaaaaaatctgaaaggtgttttttaaaaaaacaaaaaacaaaaaacaaaacttgattatttttttggggggggcaagtggCCCTAACAGGCACCAAGAGGGGTGATTGAAGGGCAACTGTGTTGCTATCAGGTGCTCTACTGGGGACCAAAGGAAGCTCTCAGCTATATTACCCAGGCACCAAATTGAATCAACTTGTTATGGGAGCTATTATACAATGATGTAATGGCCTCCCCTTGGAGCTTATGTGTTCTTCAGAAGCACATTACCTTTCCATGGATCTAATATAAAGCAGACACAGTATTTGGCTTAAACCAGGCACAGCgctgggggtggcgctgtgggttaaaccacagagcctagggcttgccgatcagaaggtcggcggtttgaatccccgcaacggggtgagctcccgttcctcggtcccagctcctgccaaccttgcagttcgaaagcacatcaaagtgcaagtagataaataggtaccgctacagcgggaaggtaaacggcgtttccgtgcgttgctctggttcgccagaagcggctttgtcatgctggccacatgacctggaagctgtatgccggctccctcggccaataacgctagatgagcgttgcaaccccagagtcggtcacgactggacctaatggtcaggggtcccttttcctttaggcatgtccaaagtccgttttgggggccgttttggtttaatctggcccctgtggcagtattTCTTGGGGTaaaaccctttaaaaagctcaacaatttcaatccttcaatcctaaaaaaagctcaacaactttggtcagccccacggcccttcacttcatcaaatctggccctctttgaaaaaagtttggacaccactggcttAAGCTAACATTATCGTCATTAGGTTCGAAGAGGCAGATTCCAAATCAAAAGGGCCCCCAACACATCCATGCTTCAAAAAGCGACACTTCTCACCTGAGTCACAAAAGCCCCCAGCTTCCGTCGCTGACTTATCACACCATAATTCATTGAACTGGATCTCACTTTCATCAGAACTTGGTTCTTGGCCATCTGCCATAAACCTTAATAAATCTGTTTCTTCATGGAGATCTTCATCTAGACTGATGCTGGACTGCCACTTATTGGCCCTTGAAGCCAGGCAAGTATCTCCAGTAAGAGGTTCTCTGTAACCTGCAAGGGTCAGTTGCCAATTGTTAGAAGAAAAGACCAACACTTGGCTGAACTTTTAAAATACCTTATTTCAATTAGATTAAAAAGGATCCCTTTGAAAGCAGCTTGATTCAGCTGCTGCGCAGCCCTAACAGATCTTGTAGTGGTAATACCGTATTTTTGTAGGTTCCTTCTGCTCTAAGCACTACTTAATGAGAGGGTATTGGATTTCTTCGCCAATCATTACCTTGGAATTAGGCTCCGCAATTTCTGACAAAGTCTAGGAAAGGTCAGAAGCTTTGGGGTTTTACAGCAAAACAGCAAGAGAGGATGAGCCATACCGTGTAAGAACTTCTGATCAACACCACACTTTTACAATTTACCTGTAGAGGAAAGTCTGCCACTCCGTGGTGTGTCAAGTTCTGGTATAACGCTAAGTTCATGCTGTTCCAAATCAAGCCCTAGCTTTATTTTTGACAAAGGTGGCTTTGAAAGTCTCCATGTCTGTTCTCTTCCCCAGGTGTCTTGAAATCGCTCTGTAAAGTAAACGTAAGTTCAGGTGACCTGCAACTGATATAGCAGCTGGAACACTGAGCTACAAACTAAGAGATACCCAGTTAACAGCCTGAGGCAAGTCATTCTCTCGGCAATCGAAGGAAAACAATACTTACCTTTGTTCCATGGCTGGGAAATACTATTACTCTACTACTAGGTAGGTGCCTGCAGGCATCAGATTACACCTGGGATTCTGATCCCCATTTTTGAAAACCTGTGTTTCACTTAAGGCATGAAATAGGTCTGAGTAGCAGTCAGactttcctcttttaaaaaatgggatcaGCCAGTTCATCCCAGAAtccctgatgaagagttctggagagctCGAAAGTTTATGCAGTATATTTTGTTCTAAGTCTGAAAACAGATCAGTTTGAAGGAACTCAAAACAGACACAAAAGCAGGTTAACTTGACATAACAAAAGGTCCTTACCAATCTGTTCATTTGGACAAACACTATGAAACAAAATGTCCTTTTCAGCATGACTGCTCCTTTCAGCAACTTGAACCACATCTTCGTTGCTGTCTTTTGCTCCTAGTGTTGGCAGCAGATGGAAGTCATCAGTCGCTCGCTGCTCTGTCATATCTCTACATGTGCTGGACTGTCCTGCCTATAAGTAGAAATTAAGAGTACCTAAACACAAGCAtttccgcgccccccccccccactgtaaggCATCACACACATCCAAGAGATGATTAGATATTTAGAGCAATTCTATGGTTGCATGCTTACTGATAAGTTTCTACCGTGtttaatggggtttactcccaagtaaatgcacACCAAATTGCAACCTATACATAAACTGGAGCAGCCTTACTACTAATCCATCTACCCAGGAGTGTGTCTGCCAGAAAGAGGCTAGATCCTTTTACTAAAGATTAAAAGTTTTGAATCTGGGATCTCCAAAATGCAAAGGGtgcactctaccactgaactgtgTATGTCACCTCCTTTCCAGAGACTTTCAGTTATGTTCACAGAGCTGATTCAGAATAAAAAAGCTAAGATTAAAAAATGATTGAAAAAATGCTCTTCCATTAATACATTGAAGAAGGGaggaacattttcttttaaaattgtggcAAGAATAGAGCTAATGGGAAgtgtgtgggtgagagagagaagcagaagtgTTTTCTGAGACCTGAAATAGAAGCATTCATAACTTTGAGGGGAAACTGATATTTTATCCCAAAATTATGAGTGAAATACTTTCAAAAGCTGTGCTTTTAAAAGATTGTTACAGCCAACTCACATTGCTGCCACAGTAGTTGTTTGAACAAAGGCATTTAAAATTTAATATACCAAAATTATATGGTAAATTATACTCTTCACAAActtaaaaacagaaatatttaGGATACATTTCAGTGCTCCccaaaatatcacacacacacccaaaaaacagtTTTCataatttccagaaattttacatctctagacAAGAGTTGACTGAAACGATGGCAACGAAAGTGCAGCTACTCAAAGTTTAGGAAAACAAATCAGAGAGAAGTTCTCATTCTGAATTAAACCGAAGGACAGCCAAAATGTTTTCATGCCATGTATTTAAAGCATACCTTTTTAATAAACTCCTTTAAagtttcctgctgctgttccATTTGTTGTTTCAGCCGACTATGCTTTTCCATGAGCAAGTCCTCTTGTACCTTCTGCCGAGAAAGAAGAGCTTCCCTTTGCTTATCTAGCTGCTCTTGTAGTTCTTTCAAGTGTTCTTGCTGAGCTTGAATGCTCTCAGAGGAAGACATCATTCTGTCCCTTAATTCTGCTATATCAGAATAACCAGGCGTGGATCCACTTCCATTTTTTAATGCGTAGGATTCCTGAGTCTTTTGACTCTCGCTAGAAACAAAGGAAAGCACAGACGAGAGGGGCAGCAAAGGAGGGAGGTAAGCTTGCTCCAAGGTTGTTCTTGTGCAACTTTCGGGAGGTATGTGCTGGTGCTTTAAGGTTGCTGGCAGGAGGATCTTTTCCGCTGAAGGTGCACGAGACGTCAGTTTATCAGACCAGAGTGTTTCTGAAGACACAGAAGAGCTGCCCACAGGGAAAGTGAATGGGGCATGCTGTGTTTCAGCCACTGGCTGAGTTGTAACAGAAGTGTCCTGTGACTTAAGCATGAATGATTCTGGAATGCTGTGAAATTCCAATGACTGTGCCGAAGGTGTCTCCACTGCACCCAGCTCTTCTTTTTGTTGGTGTGAACTGTAAACCTGTGACAACTGAAAAAGCCTTTGACCCTCCAGAGTACATACATGCCTGCTGCCCACATCAAACTGTTGTTCTGTTCCCCCCTGCTCTGATGATGGCGCCGCCAACATCCAAGGCAGTTTTGAATGCTCAGCTGACTCTTGTACAGGAGCAGTCCCAAATGGCTGGTCTGCTGTTAGGTTAACTCTCTGCAAACCATGATATCCTTGTAATTGTGATGGCGCGCCAGGGACAGAATCTTGCTGTGCAAGTCTGTTAGCAGGACCTAACAATGATGCAGAAACTAAGCGGTATCTCTGTTTCAGCTTGTTCTGATACTCATGCAGACGCTTCCTGGCTTCTTCGACCGACACTCTGTGCATCCTAAAACAAAGAGAcatatgtacatatatatttGAGCAGGTAACACTTTTCAGGAGCAGAACCGCCAAGATAGCATCAAACCAGGTAGCCAGGAATCTCGTGTAGACAGAAAAATACCTGTTTTGGATTAGAAGGCGTTGCTGATAGTCGCGAATCATCTGTATATGATCATCCTCTGTATGATCACCCTCTGCAGAACTGCTGCCTGCCTGTAGCTCTATGGCTCTTTCAAGCTAAAGAGAAATTAAATTAAGAAAATATCAAGCACTGTGCAAAAGGCAATCAGTTGAATCAGTTCTGTGGGGAACAGTCAAGTTTCTGTTTCAAAGCCAACAGCAGTCACAATATGATAGTATTTACTGAGGTGGGTTTTATTTTGAGGGTAGCCAtatgctttacatgtatggtatGGATCCACCCTTAGAAATACATCCAAACTGGGGGTCATGATttgtttcactccaaacaaaccacgatCTTAAGCAAAGGCTTATGATTGGCTTACGAATCGTGGTCTCTTTCAGCAGAATCAACCATTTCAAGGGAAGAACTGTGGTTTATTGCTCCTGCTCATTAGGTGGCAGGAGTGATCTTCATTTTCACATGGAAGCATCTATGGCTTAGTATGATGTGAACAGCCACAGAATTAGCAAATCCAGCATTATGTCAGACAGAACAACTTTTCTCCTTCACCTTATGTTGTACTTCCTGCTGCTGGTGTACAAAAGGGACCCTGATATTCACTTGTTCCGTTTGGGATTCCTGATCTTTCATTTCTTGCTCTTTTTTAAATTCCTGCTCCTGGTGCTGCATCTGAGCCTTCAGAAAATCAGCCTCCAGACGTTTTTTCTGCTGTTCAATTTGCTGAAGCAATGCCAACTGCTGTTGCTTTTGGCGCTCTATCTAGTCAAATGAATAGCAATTCCGTATGTCAGTTACAGAAGGAATCCATGGTACACAATGAACCTCCCATTAAATAAATTCTTTGACAGAACAACATTTATTACAAGTATTAATTTGGATaaaatatagaatcataaaatagtCATCAAGAGATTCTTGTAATTAGTAAAAACTACTACTGCATCCCTGTAATTAAACTTTCTATGGAAGCAAAACTGAGAATAAATAATAACACCCATAAGTTTACAATACAGCTTTGAATTGTATGATATTGCAATCATATCATAGCGCTCACAGATGTCTAAGAAAAGGAAGAGTGAAACCCAGAAATTAAACTGAAGTTAATTGGATACAGTATTTAAGACTGACTTCTATACATTCCTGGCATTGTGACCGTCACAAGTTTGAAACCATGCAAGtacaagcttaaaggtaaaggtaaagggacccctgaccattaggtccagtcgtgaccgactgtggggttgcagcgctcatctagcgttattggccaagggagccggcgtgcagcttccaggtcatgtggccagcatgacaaagccgcttctggcaaaccagagcagcacatggaaacgccgtttaccttcctgctgtagcggtaccaatttatctacttgcactctgacgtgctttcgaaatgctaggttggcaggagctgggaccgagcaatgggagctcaccccgtcgcgggaattcaaaccgccgaccttctgatcggcaggccctaggctctgtggtttaacccacagcgccacccgcgtcccaagtacAAGCTTACATTAGCAATTATTCTTGGCTTACAGAAGGAAAGAAATGAGAGAACTCTATCAATTGTGTAGGTTTCCATTCCTCTCACCCCACAGAGTAGAGCAGGGATAGGAATCTcagggagggcagggaggaggcaggccaCACCCCGTCCCAAACCATCCACTTGTGTGTTGTTGCCTTGCTGCAATGTGCCCATGAACTCTGATAATTGTTTGCCTGGaggacagaggtgtgtgtgtgtagaaactatcgTACTTTACAAAGATatgtttacattcattgctccacccacttttgcctctgaccctggaaggctgcccagaagggaatgtggaaaCTCAGGCCAAAAAGGTTTCCCTTTCCAGGTGTAGagaatagttaaagctattgtgCAGGTCACTGTGGGAAGCAGCTGGCTGTTTTTGTGTTTCATACTTTTTAATTATCCTGACGTTTAGCCTTAACTGTTCTTGAAATGAGTTTTCtgccattcagtttcctgtaATTTGAAATCGTACTCTAGTGACTTAAGTGCCCATCTTATTGGTGTTAATTTATATTCTGCTCTTCGTTATTCACACAACCCCAGAGGGAGGGACAACACTGGCATATCATAATGGAACTGCCTCACTGCTGTAGACTGAAAAATAGTTATACCTGGTTTTGtctttctgcttcctttctgAGTTTAGTTGCTTGTTCTTGTAGATCTAGAACTACATTTCCAGCAACAATACTTTGGTCCAATATCTGTGGCGGTTCTAAGTAGACACACAGAAAACATGAATATGTAGTAGATTAAGGATAGTTACTTACATTAGACacggcatccttttatataatttattcATGTAATTTCTATGGCCACCCTTTATCtgagatcacagggcagttcacaatataaaaacacaaaaagtacataacatagtaaacaaaaacaatactcgTTCCACACacggtttaaaaggccatagactgtttaattagccaaaggcctgggagcagagtgtttttgcttggtgccgcAAGATACATAataaaggcaccaggcaagccttcctggagagaacattccacaaatagggagccaccacagaaaagacctgttTTCATATTGTCACCCTCTGGACATACCGTGATGGAtgcacatgaagaaaggcctcatatgatgatcacagggtccagggtGGTTCCTATGAGTAGAGGCAGTGCGAGAGGTATTGCGATCCAGAGCCATTTAAAGCATCATAGAGCAAAACCGGCACTTTGAACTGAATGTCAAGATAAATAAGCGAAGAATTTGAAGTAATAAAAAGTAATGGATACTAAAACAAATCTTGTCTTGGTGATTATGCAAAGTTCCaatagtggtgttttttttttaaaaaaaaagtttaccaGATTAGCATAGCCTTAATTCTTTTGATAACAAATTAAATATAAAGTCTTCTTATAAT
This window contains:
- the CEP295 gene encoding centrosomal protein of 295 kDa isoform X5, producing the protein MVRLARDREKLMKELEHMQNMDLARRRQIVAQMPPQLFQPPYKRVEIREEWQRELECAFEDMYTRDRKMKGDLILHLDPQPLPTFSGRSQDDKLDLSQEPGSVFEVPPSLPDEVKDSEPSSSEVEKPPEPQSKLALKKLLNKIRNQKDHWTTGSEPEITSEIESIESGTISSRDRRLYYSESEPEPKSDPVSEAREPPQILDQSIVAGNVVLDLQEQATKLRKEAERQNQIERQKQQQLALLQQIEQQKKRLEADFLKAQMQHQEQEFKKEQEMKDQESQTEQVNIRVPFVHQQQEVQHKLERAIELQAGSSSAEGDHTEDDHIQMIRDYQQRLLIQNRMHRVSVEEARKRLHEYQNKLKQRYRLVSASLLGPANRLAQQDSVPGAPSQLQGYHGLQRVNLTADQPFGTAPVQESAEHSKLPWMLAAPSSEQGGTEQQFDVGSRHVCTLEGQRLFQLSQVYSSHQQKEELGAVETPSAQSLEFHSIPESFMLKSQDTSVTTQPVAETQHAPFTFPVGSSSVSSETLWSDKLTSRAPSAEKILLPATLKHQHIPPESCTRTTLEQAYLPPLLPLSSVLSFVSSESQKTQESYALKNGSGSTPGYSDIAELRDRMMSSSESIQAQQEHLKELQEQLDKQREALLSRQKVQEDLLMEKHSRLKQQMEQQQETLKEFIKKAGQSSTCRDMTEQRATDDFHLLPTLGAKDSNEDVVQVAERSSHAEKDILFHSVCPNEQIERFQDTWGREQTWRLSKPPLSKIKLGLDLEQHELSVIPELDTPRSGRLSSTGYREPLTGDTCLASRANKWQSSISLDEDLHEETDLLRFMADGQEPSSDESEIQFNELWCDKSATEAGGFCDSARSYELTLRDRGLPSSDDTGKIIATYPHPSFRPDCMVTLSTEWCPSSLSPQTSTQQVACGYFASSSLSATSFVANSNPDGSLANTESHSGRKQPGHFSSPLKEKANTALEPSISLLCEQDDPSEAPGSHLFGEMLHSDRRKIQQIIDKYTRDFSWSSLSNVSPPAVDTTDLERSFPNFHRELFKPLEPRPDFDMLSTFSQNSKNQSKNSTLLKSHELTASSFEEGSNNLSLLSTGKLSDIPPTQQRGEEAKEQSQGAEESFEHLPLQSSLREVPQSGDKYGSFSAEAEQNLEMSKTNGSSIYVEPESTQCEEQENDEITNLYSSIENFRSPSLAEDGGSFYQLVPDNGTRHSALGTTESEKEDMSTKEESLCFAELPTASTDSKRKTVTEKAAINEDVEIDLSRCTLQTMGDQSSIITQTMLSLSPEMNSKISESPVENSVQQTSRVPDASPQPNLTTMQAESSRSSLPRNVPVWETHTGQGIMEEPELTLISSNDISIAESDLGFFEQAESRKEETENLPYVDHSEAISCPMQSREFLPLNSEVDDSICSQPDYPLAAWSTQEDSCQNSNEEALLPEFASATESLQEAFFRLKKDFIERSCKRVEKIKSRKRSSEKPPAQALLHKPRENLSPPGAAAVHLKKVEDFKACSTEDRKAAEAQMYQRTSRLYNNLAEVKTKKQERERRENYAKNRERAKAFQKKTLENLRARKTTAKK